The DNA segment GGAATCCCCGATAAACTGAACAGGGTAGTCCATATTCGCATCATAAGGTAAATTGAAGCTCCAGCTGAGACGGTTCCGCTGGAAACAAGTGACAGAAGAGTTTCAAAAGCTGCTTCGTTGACACCGAGTCCGGCCGCAGGAGCTGGAATTATTCCGGCAAGAAAAGCAATCGGTGCCGAAAAAAATATTTCATGGAAATTGGGAATCGCAGGTAAGTTCTGAGCCTGTGAAAAGAAATATAGCGATAAAATTAAGAGAAAGTGTTGCACCGCAGTTATTAAAACAGTTTTTAAAAGTATTAAGGGGCAGTTCCGGTATATCAGCAGTGCGGATACAAGCTGACCTATTTTAGAGCCTATCTTGGAGCTGTTGAAAAGGTTTCTATAAAACCATCCGTTTTCTAAAAATTCCGGTGCGATTAATGCCGCAAAAATTGAAATAATCGATACGAGAATAAGCATAGGGGTTAATTCGACAGCTAAAAACGATGCCCTGTCAGTATATGATATTACGATGATAGAAACTAAAATAGGAATGCCTATGTAAAGTGCGGCGTATCTACCCTTTATTAATGACAGAATTCCAAGAAAGAACGAGAGCCAGAGGCCGCATAGAAGGCCGAGCATGGGTACTGCTACTGAGCGGAGTTCAGGTGAAGATTCCACTAGCGACCAGTTGAGAATCATGCCTAGGCCGGATAGACCGAATAGTCCCATGGTTCCGATGATCCTGTCAGCCATAATTGCGGCGCCGGTTTGTGTCCCTTTTTCTGTTTCTTTTACTGTATAATAATATCTTGCGAAGTCACCACTTGTCGGACCAAGTACGCATTGAGAAAAGAAATACATAATAGATGTAATTTTTAAACATTTCAGAGTATTAATGGGTGCTCCAGCTCCCTTGAGCAGCTCCTTAAAGCGAAAAGCGCTGATAGATAGTCCAATGAGAAGAATGACACATCCTGTAAGCAGCGCCGGGAGTTTATCTAAAGATACAAAAAGAAATTCAAGACGGATGCTGCCGGATTTTATGAGCCAGTAGATTAAGCCCGCTGCAATGGCGGTCTTAATACTTGATGAAAGGAGAGCTCTGAAGCGATTTGTCTTTGGCTCAGGGTAATTCAATATGTTTTCTCCGGAAAATAGGCTTAGTATTGGTCTGAAAATTATTTAAAAGAGCTATTACGGTTTTTTGTTCTTACAAATTTTGGCTTCTATAAGCAACAGAAAGCAATGATTGTTTAGGCATCTATTGTTGACATCTGCAAATTTACCATGTTAGTTGCTTAGTCAACAGTTGACCTGTCAACGGTCATAATGTGAAGGGGAAATATGAAAAAATATGCATCGTTTGGATATATGAACGCACAGATGGTGCGTCTTCACAAGGCTATTCTGGCTGATAAATTGAGCGCAATCGGTATTACTTACGGTCAGATAGGTTTTATTATGCAGGCTCTGAGGAATCCCGGGCGGAATCAAGATGAACTTTCGCATGTACTGAGCGTGGATAAAGCTGCGACCGCACGTGCATTGGCTAAACTCGTAAAACTTGGTTTTTTAGTCAGAGAAGAAAATCCTGAGAACAGGCGGGAAAAATTAGTTTACCCGACCGAAAAAGCGGAAGGAATAAAAGAAGATCTTCACCAAGCATTGCAGGCCGCAAATGAGTTGATGATGTCTGATCTGGATGAATCTGAAAAAGAAGTTTTAATGAAAATGCTTAAAAGAATGATCGATACCGGGCGGGAATCTTTAGGAATGTCTTCAGTTTGGGATATCCTTTAAATATATTTGAATTTAATTGAGAGGTTTTAGTATGGATGATGCAAAAAAAAAGGGCGTAATCTTAGCCGTTTCTGTTACTCAATTTACGATGCCGTTTATGTTTTCCGCAGTTGGAATTGCATTACCTGCAATCGGTCGTGAATTCGGGGCAAGCGGACTTGATCTAAGTCTGATTGAATCAATATATATCGGTGGAGTTGCCGCGTTGCTTCTTCCTTTCGGAAGATTTTCAGATATGCACGGAAGGCAGCCTGTTTTCAGGCTGGGCGTGCTTTTATATGCGATATTTACGCTTTTGTTAGGTTTTTCGCAGGACATCAATACTGTAATTCTGCTCAGGTTGGGTCAGGGTATTTCAGGTGCATTGGCAATTGCTACAAATATGGCTCTGTTAACTGACTGTGTTCCTCTGAAAGAACGTGGTCGAGCGATGGGGCTTGCGGTTGCCGCTGTTTATGTAGGCCTATCCGTAGGGCCTTATTTAGGTGGATTAATTGCAACTCATCTGGGCTGGCGTTGGATTTTTTATATGGGAACAATTCCCTTAGGCATAAGTTATATTGTTGCCCATCGGAGTTTGAATGGAAAATTTCGTTCATCCGATGAAAAATTTGATTATGCCGGAAGCGCGGTAGTAATCTTTTCAGTGGCGGCATTGGTTTTCGGTGGAACCAGTTTGAATGCCGGGTGGCCGGGAGTAGTCATGCTGTTGTCCGGAGTGGTTGGATTCACAGTTTTTATTTTCATGCAGGATCGAACAGAGTTTCCACTTGTAGATTTGGTGCTCTTTAAGGAACGAAGAGATTTTTCGGATGCAGCTCTTGTGCAGTTTATAAGCTATGCCGGGACATTCGGGATTGTTTTCCTTTTCAGCTTATATTTACAGAGTGTTAAGGCAATGACACCGCATCAAGCCGGAGTTGTTCTGGTTGTGCAGCCTATCGTTCAAGCTGTTTTATCGCCTCTTGTCGGGAGATTGTCCGATAATTTTTATCCGCGTATAATTGCAATGGCAGGAATGATTGTGTGTACAATTGGATCTATCATGGGTGCGGCTGTCGGACCTGAAACTTCGCTTGCATATTTGTACACAATGTTTGTCGTGCTAGGCGTTGGATTTGCACTGTTTTCTTCCCCCAATATGATCATAATGATGGGGAGCGTGCCGCCTTCGAGATTTGGTTTCGCGTCAGCTATAACTGGCGGGTTGAGAACCCTCGGTATGGTTGCAAGTATGGTGATTATAGCAATTTTTATTTCAATATATATGGGAGATACTCTCGTATCTCCTGAATCTGCTGTTTCATATATGAAAGTTATGCACTATTCACTGATAACACTTTCAGGCTTATGCGTGCTGGGTGTTATTATCTCAATTCTCTGTGTTTACAGACGTTTTTACGGAAATTGCGAGGTTGCCAAGGATGACCTTTGTGTGCAATCTGCGGTCAGCAGAAAGGAGGATTAAATGGCGGAATCAAATGTCAGTGCAGCAGATATACTAGGTGCTTCAATCAAGGCCAAGAGAAGGCTTGAGGATGATACGCGGCTTGATTCCGGATTTATCGCCGCAACTGATCAGGCTCGTGTTTTGGCTTATTATGTAAACATGCTGGTGAAATGGAATAAAGCCATGAATCTGGTCGGCCCTAAGAGCTGGGATGATATTTTTCATTCGCTTATAATTGATAGTCTGCATCTGGCAGATTTTCTTAATGATCTTGATCTTCCCAAAAATCCGGTAACACTGGATCT comes from the Maridesulfovibrio ferrireducens genome and includes:
- a CDS encoding MFS transporter, translated to MDDAKKKGVILAVSVTQFTMPFMFSAVGIALPAIGREFGASGLDLSLIESIYIGGVAALLLPFGRFSDMHGRQPVFRLGVLLYAIFTLLLGFSQDINTVILLRLGQGISGALAIATNMALLTDCVPLKERGRAMGLAVAAVYVGLSVGPYLGGLIATHLGWRWIFYMGTIPLGISYIVAHRSLNGKFRSSDEKFDYAGSAVVIFSVAALVFGGTSLNAGWPGVVMLLSGVVGFTVFIFMQDRTEFPLVDLVLFKERRDFSDAALVQFISYAGTFGIVFLFSLYLQSVKAMTPHQAGVVLVVQPIVQAVLSPLVGRLSDNFYPRIIAMAGMIVCTIGSIMGAAVGPETSLAYLYTMFVVLGVGFALFSSPNMIIMMGSVPPSRFGFASAITGGLRTLGMVASMVIIAIFISIYMGDTLVSPESAVSYMKVMHYSLITLSGLCVLGVIISILCVYRRFYGNCEVAKDDLCVQSAVSRKED
- a CDS encoding MarR family winged helix-turn-helix transcriptional regulator yields the protein MKKYASFGYMNAQMVRLHKAILADKLSAIGITYGQIGFIMQALRNPGRNQDELSHVLSVDKAATARALAKLVKLGFLVREENPENRREKLVYPTEKAEGIKEDLHQALQAANELMMSDLDESEKEVLMKMLKRMIDTGRESLGMSSVWDIL
- a CDS encoding lysylphosphatidylglycerol synthase transmembrane domain-containing protein, which encodes MNYPEPKTNRFRALLSSSIKTAIAAGLIYWLIKSGSIRLEFLFVSLDKLPALLTGCVILLIGLSISAFRFKELLKGAGAPINTLKCLKITSIMYFFSQCVLGPTSGDFARYYYTVKETEKGTQTGAAIMADRIIGTMGLFGLSGLGMILNWSLVESSPELRSVAVPMLGLLCGLWLSFFLGILSLIKGRYAALYIGIPILVSIIVISYTDRASFLAVELTPMLILVSIISIFAALIAPEFLENGWFYRNLFNSSKIGSKIGQLVSALLIYRNCPLILLKTVLITAVQHFLLILSLYFFSQAQNLPAIPNFHEIFFSAPIAFLAGIIPAPAAGLGVNEAAFETLLSLVSSGTVSAGASIYLMMRIWTTLFSLSGIPFILRENRKRVAS